In one Tripterygium wilfordii isolate XIE 37 chromosome 22, ASM1340144v1, whole genome shotgun sequence genomic region, the following are encoded:
- the LOC119991952 gene encoding uncharacterized protein LOC119991952, with protein sequence MSRLSFRPRPLDIHKKLPIVKSLKDIEDDETPTSTRNSHFLLRIAAAETDNEVHHVPSKKMANEIPTPQYVVVDTYERDYSRTFSQPTSYLRARGARAEIGEFVEYDLDNEDDDWLYEFNQDKKILNPEKLENLIFKLEVLDHKARERAGIITPTIGSPIPVLLQFDAAVEALQAQSIRYAVFQSVFNYWKEKRERWQKPILRRLQPPPPVNDTNPYNVFRPREKAHRLHTRRMQRRENNVQSFEKLRQVRRNLDQAKTILEALIKREEKKREVMDSEVSLQRIQIKYKHETELLEDSLAFPGYPPASCKFGSSEDEYVDSDDLANSRPRMRHAVPSNPPLTDSNLLMVPAGGMKQEFRRRHTPHGWLHKLDPLEPVLLFTKPLVPEKMAAAGIVPPLDCSTKNGASTPPYRFHGRIGRGGRIIFDRQNPFLQSPIDSGNSVYIAPRARPYTYS encoded by the exons ATGAGTAGGCTGTCGTTCAGGCCACGGCCTCTGGACATACACAAGAAGCTGCCAATTGTGAAGTCATTGAAGGACATTGAAGACGATGAGACTCCTACTTCTACCCGAAATTCACACTTCCTCCTCCGTATTGCCGCTGCTGAGACCGATAATGAG GTACATCATGTTCCGAGCAAGAAAATGGCTAACGAGATACCAACACCTCAGTATGTGGTGGTGGATACCTATGAGAGAGACTATTCACGCACATTCTCTCAGCCTACTTCTTATCTACGTGCACGGGGAG CTCGTGCTGAGATTGGAGAGTTTGTTGAGTATGACCTTGACAATGAGGATGACGATTGGCTTTATGAATTCAACCAAGATAAGAAGATTCTTAACCCTGAGAA GCTTGAGAATCTTATTTTCAAGTTGGAGGTCTTGGATCATAAGGCTCGCGAGAGAGCAGGAATTATAACACCTACAATTGGTTCACCTATTCCCGTTCTACTGCAATTTGATGCGGCAGTCGAG GCCCTCCAGGCTCAGTCCATTCGATATGCAGTTTTCCAGTCTGTTTTTAACTATTGGAAAGAAAAG CGTGAAAGGTGGCAAAAGCCTATTTTGCGGCGTTTGCAG CCTCCTCCGCCGGTTAATGATACCAACCCATACAACGTGTTTAGGCCAAGAGAGAAAGCCCATAGACTACACACAAGACGG ATGCAAAGGAGGGAAAACAATGTACAGTCATTTGAAAAGCTTCGCCAG GTCAGGCGCAACCTTGACCAAGCCAAGACTATTCTTGAAGCTCTAATtaag agagaagagaaaaagagagaagtgaTGGATAGTGAAGTTAGCCTCCAGAGGATCCAAATCAAGTACAAG CATGAAACTGAGCTCCTCGAGGATAGCTTGGCTTTTCCTGGATATCCTCCAGCTTCTTGCAAGTTTGGCTCAAGTGAGGATGAATATGTGGACTCAGATGACCTGGCCAACAGTCGTCCACGCATGCGACATGCTGTACCTTCCAATCCCCCTTTAACGGATTCCAACTTGCTCATGGTTCCTGCAGGAGGCATGAAACAAGAATTTAGGCGGCGGCATACACCTCATGGATGGCTCCATAAATTG GATCCTCTTGAACCAGTTTTGTTGTTCACGAAACCCCTGGTTCCAGAAAAAATGGCAGCAGCAGGCATTGTACCGCCATTAGATTGTTCAACAAAGAATGGTGCTTCTACCCCACCTTATAGATTTCATGGGCGAATTGGCCGAGGAGGGCGTATAATATTTGATAGACAGAATCCATTTTTGCAAAGTCCTATTGATTCTGGTAACTCTGTTTACATAGCACCACGAGCCCGTCCTTACACCTACAGTTGA
- the LOC119992137 gene encoding inositol oxygenase 1-like, translated as MSILVDHCGVEAEEKKVHDVEWSEKEIELGFVVPHANSFGHTFRDYDAESQRQAGVENFYRTNHINQTFQFVKKMREQYGKLDRIEMSIWECCELLNNVVDESDPDLDEPQIEHLLQTAEAIRKDYPNEDWLHLTALIHDLGKVLLLPSFGGLPQWAVVGDTYPVGCAFDESIVHHKYFKENPDFNNPSYNTKYGVYSAGCGLNNVMLSWGHDDYMYLVAKENHTTLPSAAMFIIRYHSFYALHRAGVYKHLMSDDDFHNLNWLQIFNKYDLYSKSKVRIDVEKVKPYYLSLIDKYFPDKLKW; from the exons ATGAGTATCCTCGTCGATCATTGtg GAGTGGAAGCAGAAGAAAAGAAGGTCCATGATGTGGAGTGGAGTGAGAAGGAAATTGAATTAGGTTTTGTGGTGCCACATGCCAATTCATTCGGCCACACTTTCAG GGATTATGATGCAGAGAGCCAAAGACAAGCAGGAGTGGAGAACTTTTACAGAACCAATCACATCAACCAAACTTTTCAGTTT GTGAAGAAGATGAGGGAACAGTATGGAAAGCTAGACCGAATCGAAATGAGTATATGGGAATGTTGTGAACTACTAAATAATGTTGTTGATGAAAGTGATCCGGACTTGGATGAACCTCAGATTGAGCACTTGTTGCAGACAGCTGAAGCCATTAGAAAAGACTACCCAAATGAAGATTGGCTTCACTTGACTGCCCTAATCCATG ACCTGGGAAAAGTGCTGCTTCTTCCAAGCTTTGGAGGGCTACCTCAATGGGCTGTCGTGGGTGACACATATCCAGTTGGGTGTGCTTTTGATGAATCTATTGTTCATCACaag TATTTTAAGGAGAATCCAGACTTCAACAATCCTTCTTACAACACCAAATATGGAGTTTACTCAGCGGGATGTGGACTCAACAATGTCATGCTGTCGTGGGGGCACGACGACTACATGTATCTGGTAGCAAAGGAGAATCACACAACACTACCTTCAGCGGCTATGTTCATCATTAGATACCATTCATTCTATG CATTACACAGGGCAGGGGTATATAAGCATCTGATGAGCGATGATGATTTTCATAACCTCAACTGGCTCCAGATCTTCAA TAAGTATGATCTGTATAGCAAAAGTAAAGTTAGAATTGATGTTGAAAAGGTTAAGCCATACTATCTCTCCCTCATTGACAAG TACTTCCCAGACAAACTGAAGTGGTAA
- the LOC119991385 gene encoding transcription elongation factor TFIIS-like, whose amino-acid sequence MQADPTPSEAGPPAWACGLSVSEASALACLMVGGFSPLKHVRGSNPDMNNLGLQECIPDGLGCMPLRVWGPPASERELLRLFDVARSAAAAASAINNVSSCGPEVFRCIDALKQLKDFPATPTVVESIQLTRKLFPLTKHPNIKIRTAASAVVQMWNNRISANKESKKSLSDHHQDTKETKTVVRGSLVIRLKLPRKPIAEKSDAATMFPAHKKVSLTSPRNTDISRDKVRKLVLDSLDNKAVAEASGATVIDPSVLATTIESVMFKAMGSFNGPNKLKYRSILFNLKDPKNPDFRSKVLRGKVSPEALVSMTAEEMASHQRQKESKQIRKKALSKKHIEVEYQEPQEMDP is encoded by the exons ATGCAGGCGGACCCCACACCCTCAGAGGCTGGCCCACCAGCATGGGCTTGTGGGCTGTCAGTCTCAGAGGCTAGCGCACTAGCATGCTTAATGGTTGGTGGCTTCTCGCCGCTAAAGCATGTCAGGGGTTCGAATCCTGACATGAACAACTTAGGTTTGCAGGAATGCATTCCAGATGGGTTGGGGTGTATG CCTCTGAGGGTGTGGGGTCCGCCTGCATCAGAAAGGGAGTTGCTGCGTTTGTTTGACGTCGCGAGGAGCGCCGCTGCCGCTGCTTCTGCAATCAACAACGTCTCCTCGTGTGGTCCTGAGGTTTTCCGATGTATCGATGCTCTGAAACAGCTCAAAGACTTCCCGGCTACACCCACTGTTGTTGAGTCCATTCAGCTTACCAGGAAGCTCTTCCCTCTTACCAAGCATCCCAACATCAAGATTCGCACTGCAGCCTCGGCCGTGGTTCAGATGTGGAATAACAGAATCTCTGCCAATAAGGAATCGAAGAAAAGTCTCTCTGATCATCATCAAGACACCAAAGAGACCAAGACCGTCGTCAGAGGAAGCCTTGTCATCCGTCTCAAGCTTCCTCGAAAGCCAATTGCGGAGAAGAGCGATGCTGCAACGATGTTTCCGGCTCATAAGAAGGTATCGCTCACCAGTCCCCGCAACACCGATATCTCGCGGGACAAAGTGAGAAAACTTGTTCTGGATTCTCTCGATAATAAAGCTGTTGCCGAGGCTAGTGGAGCGACTGTAATCGACCCAAGTGTCTTGGCAACAACGATCGAGTCCGTGATGTTCAAGGCTATGGGTTCCTTCAATGGCCCAAACAAACTCAAGTACAGATCCATATTGTTCAATTTGAAGGATCCCAAGAACCCTGATTTCAGGAGCAAGGTTCTTCGTGGAAAGGTCTCACCAGAGGCTCTGGTGAGCATGACCGCGGAGGAGATGGCAAGTCATCAGAGGCAGAAAGAGAGCAAACAGATTAGGAAGAAAGCTCTCTCAAAGAAACACATTGAAGTTGAATATCAAGAACCACAAGAGATGGATCCCTGA